In Bosea sp. (in: a-proteobacteria), one DNA window encodes the following:
- the sufB gene encoding Fe-S cluster assembly protein SufB — MAAVQETIDQVKSIDVTEYKYGFVTELEVDKPAKGLTEDTVRYISARKDEPEWMLEWRLDAFRRWKTMTEPAWSRVQYPPIDYQDLYYYAAPKKGAQPKSLDEVDPAILETYKKLGIPLSEQEVLAGVAPENRVAVDAVFDSVSVVTTFKEELAKVGVIFCSISEAIQKHPDLVRKYLASVVPVTDNYFATLNSAVFTDGSFVYVPKGVRCPMELSTYFRINEQNTGQFERTLIIADEGAYVSYLEGCTAPKRDENQLHAAVVELIALDDAEIKYSTVQNWFPGDAEGKGGIYNFVTKRGDCRGKRSKISWTQVETGSAITWKYPSCILRGDGSRGEFYSIAVSNGMQQVDSGTKMLHLGKNTTSKIIAKGIAAGKSDSTYRGMVSAHRKATGARNFTNCDSLLIGDQCGAHTIPYIEAKTATAIFEHEATTSKIGADQLFYCQQRGLSEEEAVALIVNGFVKEVLQELPMEFAVEAQKLITISLEGSVG, encoded by the coding sequence ATGGCAGCGGTCCAGGAGACCATCGATCAGGTCAAGTCGATCGACGTGACCGAGTACAAATACGGCTTCGTCACCGAGCTCGAGGTCGACAAGCCGGCCAAGGGCCTCACCGAGGACACGGTCCGCTACATCTCGGCCCGCAAGGACGAGCCGGAATGGATGCTGGAATGGCGGCTCGACGCCTTCCGCCGCTGGAAGACCATGACCGAGCCGGCCTGGTCGCGCGTGCAGTACCCGCCGATCGACTATCAGGATCTCTATTATTACGCCGCGCCGAAGAAGGGCGCGCAGCCGAAATCGCTCGACGAGGTCGATCCGGCGATCCTGGAGACCTACAAGAAGCTCGGCATTCCGCTGAGCGAGCAGGAGGTGTTGGCCGGCGTCGCGCCGGAGAACCGCGTCGCGGTCGATGCGGTGTTCGATTCCGTCTCGGTGGTGACGACCTTCAAGGAGGAGCTCGCCAAGGTCGGCGTGATCTTCTGCTCGATCTCGGAGGCGATCCAGAAGCATCCCGACCTGGTCAGGAAGTACCTCGCCAGCGTCGTGCCGGTGACGGACAATTATTTCGCGACGCTCAACAGCGCGGTCTTCACCGACGGCTCCTTCGTCTATGTGCCGAAGGGCGTGCGCTGCCCGATGGAGCTGTCGACCTACTTCCGCATCAACGAGCAGAACACCGGCCAGTTCGAGCGCACGCTGATCATCGCCGACGAGGGCGCCTATGTCAGCTATCTCGAAGGCTGCACGGCGCCCAAGCGCGACGAGAACCAGCTCCACGCCGCGGTGGTCGAGCTGATCGCGCTCGACGATGCCGAGATCAAGTACTCGACCGTGCAGAACTGGTTCCCCGGCGACGCCGAGGGCAAGGGCGGCATCTACAATTTCGTCACCAAGCGCGGCGACTGCCGCGGCAAGCGCTCGAAGATCTCCTGGACGCAGGTCGAGACCGGCTCGGCGATCACCTGGAAATACCCGTCCTGCATCCTGCGCGGCGACGGCTCGCGCGGCGAGTTCTACTCGATCGCGGTGTCGAACGGCATGCAGCAGGTCGATAGCGGCACCAAGATGCTGCATCTCGGCAAGAACACGACCTCGAAGATCATCGCCAAGGGCATCGCCGCCGGCAAGTCCGACTCGACCTATCGCGGCATGGTCTCGGCCCACCGCAAGGCGACGGGCGCGCGCAACTTCACCAATTGCGACTCGCTCCTGATAGGCGACCAGTGCGGCGCCCACACCATCCCCTATATCGAGGCCAAGACCGCGACCGCGATCTTCGAGCACGAGGCGACGACCTCGAAGATCGGCGCGGACCAGCTGTTCTATTGCCAGCAGCGCGGCCTCTCCGAGGAGGAGGCGGTGGCGCTGATCGTCAACGGCTTCGTCAAGGAGGTGCTCCAGGAGCTTCCGATGGAGTTCGCCGTCGAGGCGCAGAAGCTGATCACGATCTCGCTGGAAGGCTCGGTCGGATAA
- a CDS encoding iron-sulfur cluster assembly accessory protein gives MFSIPGLKVISLTDAAAARIREIVAQAAEGDGPALGLRVGVRKGGCAGMEYSFEIARAVGKGDEVVTEKDATVVVDAKAVLFLLGTELDFRTDRFSSTFVFNNPNQVSACGCGESVEIKPRNESALTAP, from the coding sequence ATGTTTTCGATACCGGGCCTGAAGGTCATCTCGCTGACCGACGCCGCTGCGGCCCGCATCCGCGAGATCGTGGCGCAAGCCGCCGAGGGGGACGGTCCGGCGCTCGGCCTCAGGGTCGGTGTGCGGAAGGGCGGCTGCGCCGGCATGGAATATAGCTTCGAGATCGCGCGCGCGGTCGGCAAGGGCGACGAGGTCGTGACCGAGAAGGATGCGACGGTGGTCGTCGACGCCAAGGCCGTGCTGTTCCTGCTCGGCACTGAACTCGACTTCAGGACGGATCGGTTCTCCTCGACCTTCGTCTTCAACAACCCCAACCAGGTCTCGGCCTGCGGCTGCGGCGAATCGGTCGAGATCAAGCCGAGGAACGAGAGCGCGCTGACGGCACCTTAG
- a CDS encoding SUF system Fe-S cluster assembly protein: protein MTDSTADDLKPNAPTMAKGSALPPEEIDRLTDDIVAALKTVYDPEIPSDIYELGLIYRVDIADDRQITIDMTLTAPGCPVAGEMPGWVENAVGTVPGVAGVTVNMTFDPPWDQSRMSDEARVALDMW, encoded by the coding sequence ATGACCGACAGCACCGCCGACGACCTCAAGCCGAACGCCCCCACCATGGCCAAGGGCAGCGCGCTGCCGCCGGAGGAGATCGACCGGCTGACCGACGACATCGTCGCCGCGCTGAAGACGGTCTACGATCCGGAGATCCCCTCCGACATCTACGAGCTCGGCCTGATCTACCGCGTCGACATCGCCGACGACCGGCAGATCACGATCGACATGACGCTGACCGCGCCGGGCTGCCCGGTCGCCGGCGAGATGCCGGGCTGGGTCGAGAATGCCGTCGGCACGGTGCCGGGCGTCGCCGGCGTCACCGTCAACATGACCTTCGACCCGCCCTGGGACCAGTCGCGCATGTCCGACGAGGCCCGCGTCGCGCTCGACATGTGGTGA
- a CDS encoding 4-oxalocrotonate tautomerase family protein yields MPYINVQITKGATRAQKAEIVKVFTETLVRVLGKKPENTHVVIQEIEREDWGHGGQLVADRDAAAPGKA; encoded by the coding sequence ATGCCCTATATCAACGTCCAGATCACCAAGGGCGCGACGCGCGCGCAGAAGGCGGAGATCGTCAAGGTCTTCACCGAGACGCTGGTGCGCGTGCTCGGCAAGAAGCCTGAGAACACCCATGTCGTGATCCAGGAGATCGAGCGCGAGGATTGGGGCCATGGCGGCCAGCTCGTCGCGGATCGGGACGCGGCCGCGCCCGGCAAGGCCTGA
- a CDS encoding cysteine desulfurase family protein — translation MVTAERAYLDHNATTPVRPEAAEAVAHALTLPGNPSSVHGEGRAARAALEQARDQVARLAGAKASNVVFTSGGTEANVAVLSPGLMACDGGRDCVRTPATLLLYSATEHACVREGHRFPAGAAEAIPVDASGLVDLAWLDARLTRFAADDPGARALVSIHLANNETGVIQPVAEAASIVHRHGGLLHSDAVQAAGKIAVDIASLGADVLTLSAHKIGGPKGIGAIVLRTGALELADKPMRGGGQERGWRAGTENLPGIIGFGAAAESVCQALASEADRVSALRDRLETGVLALAPETVVFGRGAPRLPNTSAFATPGFKAETVLIKLDLAGVALSSGSACSSGKVRRSHVLDAMGVDPAMSAGALRASLGWTTCEVDIDLFLAAYARLMAAHTDRGTQVAA, via the coding sequence ATCGTGACGGCGGAACGCGCCTATCTCGACCACAACGCCACGACCCCGGTGCGGCCGGAGGCGGCGGAAGCGGTCGCCCATGCGCTGACGCTGCCGGGCAATCCCTCCTCCGTCCATGGCGAGGGGCGTGCCGCGCGCGCCGCTCTGGAGCAGGCGCGCGATCAGGTCGCGAGGCTCGCCGGCGCGAAGGCTTCGAACGTGGTCTTCACCAGCGGCGGCACCGAGGCCAATGTCGCGGTGCTCTCGCCCGGGCTGATGGCTTGCGATGGCGGGCGCGATTGCGTGCGCACACCGGCCACCCTGCTGCTTTACAGCGCGACCGAGCATGCCTGCGTGCGCGAGGGACACCGTTTCCCGGCCGGCGCGGCCGAAGCCATTCCGGTCGATGCGAGCGGTCTGGTCGACCTCGCCTGGCTCGACGCCAGGCTCACGCGCTTCGCCGCGGACGATCCCGGCGCCCGCGCGCTGGTCTCGATCCATCTCGCCAACAACGAGACCGGCGTGATCCAGCCGGTCGCGGAGGCAGCCTCGATCGTGCATCGCCATGGCGGCCTTCTGCACAGCGATGCGGTGCAGGCGGCCGGCAAGATCGCGGTCGATATCGCCTCGCTCGGCGCCGATGTGCTGACGCTCTCGGCCCACAAGATCGGCGGGCCGAAGGGGATCGGCGCCATTGTCCTGCGCACCGGTGCGCTCGAACTCGCCGACAAGCCGATGCGCGGCGGCGGGCAGGAGCGCGGCTGGCGGGCCGGAACCGAAAACCTGCCCGGAATCATAGGCTTCGGTGCGGCGGCAGAATCTGTCTGTCAAGCGCTGGCCAGCGAGGCTGACAGGGTTTCCGCCCTGCGCGACAGGCTGGAGACCGGAGTGCTGGCGCTGGCGCCCGAGACCGTCGTCTTCGGCCGTGGGGCGCCGCGCCTGCCCAATACCTCGGCCTTCGCGACGCCGGGCTTCAAGGCCGAGACGGTACTGATCAAGCTCGATCTCGCCGGGGTGGCGTTGTCCTCCGGCTCGGCCTGCTCGTCCGGCAAGGTCAGGCGCTCGCATGTGCTGGACGCCATGGGCGTCGACCCTGCCATGAGCGCGGGGGCCTTGCGGGCGTCGCTCGGATGGACCACCTGCGAGGTGGATATCGATCTCTTTCTCGCGGCCTATGCCAGGCTCATGGCCGCACACACCGATCGGGGCACCCAGGTTGCCGCCTGA
- a CDS encoding PhzF family phenazine biosynthesis protein codes for MPSFPYETVDVFTDRPFGGNPLAVFTDARGLSDAQMQALAAEMNYSETTFVLPPEDPACDARVRIFHRTAEMPFAGHPNVGTACVLARHGRDRGGVLRFEQMAGQVEIAVERDAAGAVTGAVIAAPQALSLGIALPAEGVAACAGLPASGIVTSAHAPVQASLGLNFVLAQVEPAALAQAAPDLPAFRALEGRHAALAGRLSLFLYARDGNAVRARMFAPLSGTWEDPATGSASATLGAFLLSLDGGDEAAYSIRQGAEMGRPSLLKVAARRAADGFRARVGGGCVPMFRGEALL; via the coding sequence ATGCCGAGCTTTCCCTACGAGACTGTCGACGTCTTCACCGACCGGCCCTTCGGCGGCAATCCGCTCGCCGTCTTCACTGATGCGCGCGGATTGTCCGATGCGCAGATGCAGGCGCTCGCGGCGGAGATGAACTACAGCGAGACGACCTTCGTCCTGCCGCCGGAAGACCCCGCCTGCGATGCGCGCGTGCGCATCTTCCATCGTACCGCCGAGATGCCGTTCGCCGGCCATCCCAATGTCGGCACGGCCTGCGTGCTGGCCCGCCATGGCCGCGACCGCGGCGGCGTGCTGCGCTTCGAGCAGATGGCCGGGCAAGTCGAGATCGCGGTCGAGCGCGACGCGGCAGGCGCCGTGACGGGCGCCGTCATCGCCGCGCCGCAGGCGTTGTCGCTCGGCATCGCGCTGCCGGCCGAGGGGGTGGCGGCCTGTGCCGGCCTGCCGGCTTCCGGCATCGTCACGAGCGCTCACGCGCCGGTGCAGGCTTCGCTCGGCCTGAACTTCGTCCTGGCGCAGGTCGAGCCGGCGGCCCTGGCGCAGGCTGCGCCGGACCTGCCTGCCTTCCGCGCGCTGGAGGGGCGCCATGCCGCGCTCGCGGGGCGGCTGTCGCTGTTCCTCTATGCCCGCGACGGGAACGCCGTCCGGGCGCGGATGTTCGCGCCGCTCTCGGGAACCTGGGAAGACCCGGCGACCGGCAGCGCCAGCGCCACGCTCGGCGCTTTCCTCTTGTCGCTCGATGGCGGCGACGAGGCCGCCTACAGCATCAGGCAAGGCGCCGAGATGGGGCGCCCGAGCCTGCTGAAGGTCGCCGCACGGCGCGCGGCGGATGGGTTCCGCGCGCGGGTCGGCGGCGGCTGCGTGCCGATGTTCCGGGGCGAGGCGCTGCTCTGA
- a CDS encoding alpha/beta hydrolase: MPEVIFNGPAGRIEGRYQPARKRGAPLAIILHPHPQFGGTMNNQIVYNLFYTFVNRGFSALRFNFRGVGRSQGHFDHGAGELSDAAAALDWMQALNPEAKSCWISGVSFGAWIGMQLLMRRPEIEGFLSIAAMANRYDFSFLAPCPSSGLFVHGSEDRVAPVKEVMAVIEKVKTQKGIQIEHAVVDGANHFFDGRVEQLMEQVGAYLDRKVGPEILKSEQEQA, from the coding sequence ATGCCAGAGGTTATCTTCAACGGGCCGGCAGGCCGGATCGAGGGCCGCTACCAGCCAGCCAGGAAGCGCGGCGCGCCGCTGGCGATCATCCTGCACCCGCACCCGCAATTCGGCGGGACGATGAACAACCAGATCGTCTACAACCTGTTCTACACATTCGTGAACCGCGGCTTCTCGGCGCTGCGCTTCAATTTCCGCGGCGTCGGCCGCAGCCAGGGCCATTTCGACCATGGCGCGGGCGAGCTTTCGGATGCCGCAGCCGCGCTCGACTGGATGCAGGCTCTCAACCCCGAGGCCAAGAGCTGCTGGATCTCCGGCGTCTCCTTCGGCGCCTGGATCGGCATGCAGCTCCTGATGCGCCGCCCGGAGATCGAGGGCTTCCTCTCGATCGCGGCGATGGCGAACCGCTATGATTTCTCGTTCCTGGCGCCCTGCCCGTCGTCGGGCCTGTTCGTCCACGGTTCGGAAGATCGCGTCGCACCCGTGAAGGAGGTGATGGCGGTGATCGAGAAGGTGAAGACGCAGAAGGGCATCCAGATCGAACATGCGGTCGTCGACGGCGCCAACCATTTCTTCGACGGGCGCGTCGAGCAGCTGATGGAGCAGGTCGGCGCCTATCTCGACCGCAAGGTCGGCCCCGAGATCCTGAAGAGCGAGCAGGAGCAGGCCTGA
- the tyrS gene encoding tyrosine--tRNA ligase produces the protein MTAFKSDLLRTLSERGYVHQISDPEGLDAAAAKGPISAYIGFDATASSLHAGSLIQIMMLHWMQATGHKPIALMGGGTSMIGDPSFKEESRKLLTVADIERNLQGIRRVFGRYLDFSGPATMVNNADWLLGLNYLEFLRDVGRHFSVNRMLSFDSVKTRLEREQSLSFLEFNYMILQAYDFVELNKRTGCILQMGGSDQWGNIVNGIDLGHRMAGVQLYALTSPLLTTASGGKMGKTASGAVWLNDDLMSPYEFWQYWRNTEDADVERFLKLYTTLPMAEIAKLAALGGAEINDAKKVLATEVTALLHGRAAAETAAETARKTFEEGALAADLPSVSIPRGEVAPGLGVLTAFVRAGLVPSTGEARRQVKAGGLRVNDALVTDERATLSLRDLTAEGVVKLSFGKKKHVLLRPE, from the coding sequence ATGACAGCCTTCAAGTCCGACCTTCTGCGCACGCTCTCCGAGCGCGGCTATGTCCACCAGATCTCCGACCCGGAGGGGCTCGACGCGGCCGCGGCCAAGGGGCCGATCAGCGCCTATATCGGCTTCGACGCGACGGCGAGCTCGCTTCATGCCGGCTCGCTGATCCAGATCATGATGCTGCACTGGATGCAGGCGACCGGCCACAAGCCGATCGCGCTGATGGGCGGCGGCACCTCGATGATCGGCGATCCCTCCTTCAAGGAGGAATCGCGCAAGCTTCTGACCGTCGCGGATATCGAGCGCAACCTGCAGGGCATCAGGCGGGTTTTCGGCCGCTATCTCGATTTCAGCGGCCCGGCGACGATGGTGAACAACGCCGACTGGCTCTTGGGCCTGAACTATCTCGAATTCCTGCGCGACGTCGGCCGGCACTTCTCGGTCAACCGCATGCTGTCCTTCGACAGCGTGAAGACGCGGCTCGAGCGCGAGCAGTCGCTGTCCTTCCTCGAATTCAACTACATGATCCTGCAGGCCTACGACTTCGTCGAGCTCAACAAGCGCACCGGCTGCATCCTGCAGATGGGCGGCTCCGACCAGTGGGGCAACATCGTCAACGGCATCGATCTCGGCCACCGCATGGCGGGCGTCCAGCTCTACGCGCTGACCTCGCCGCTGCTCACCACCGCGTCTGGCGGCAAGATGGGCAAGACCGCCTCGGGCGCGGTCTGGCTCAACGACGACCTGATGAGCCCCTATGAGTTCTGGCAGTACTGGCGCAATACCGAGGACGCCGATGTCGAGCGCTTCCTGAAGCTCTACACCACGCTGCCGATGGCCGAGATCGCCAAGCTCGCCGCGCTCGGCGGCGCCGAGATCAACGACGCCAAGAAGGTGCTGGCGACCGAGGTCACGGCCCTGCTGCACGGCCGCGCGGCGGCGGAAACCGCCGCCGAGACGGCGCGCAAGACCTTCGAGGAAGGCGCGCTCGCCGCCGACCTGCCGAGCGTGTCGATTCCGCGGGGCGAGGTCGCGCCGGGGCTCGGCGTGCTCACCGCCTTCGTCAGGGCCGGGCTCGTGCCCTCGACCGGCGAGGCACGCCGGCAGGTCAAGGCCGGGGGCCTGCGCGTCAACGATGCCCTCGTCACCGACGAGCGCGCCACGCTCAGCCTCCGCGACCTGACGGCGGAGGGGGTGGTCAAGCTCTCCTTCGGCAAGAAGAAGCACGTCCTGCTGCGGCCGGAATAA
- the sufD gene encoding Fe-S cluster assembly protein SufD: protein MAIVTPLKTAAEQTLIQQYADAKAELPGGPAVRKLREDAFAGFEARGLPHRRLESWRYTDLRALLREARPLAGGGAVTGAVKARLAELKLAGPRLVLVDGAFVPELSTLDAIPAGVSVQSLADALVSAREDLPRLLAGPSVGADDTGLALNTALMRDGVFVEIADGVELAQPVVIVSLASGEEERAVFHRSVVLAGKGSKATIVEIDEAAGSAAQQINGAIVFETGDESEIQHVRIVTRQQAATVEVQSLLATVGAQAKFDSFALVCNAGTLRQQHFIRFAGEHSEVGLRGVNLINKAQHSDVTLIVDHEVPHGTSRELYKTIAGGESTGVFQGKVIVRPHAQKTDGGMKSNALLLNDGATMFNKPELEIFADDVVCGHGATVAQIDGEQLFYLMARGLPRPQAEALVLQAFAGEAVAFIADENVRDLVMAEVEAWLKAREAASEVSTV, encoded by the coding sequence ATGGCCATCGTCACCCCGCTGAAGACGGCGGCCGAGCAGACGCTGATCCAGCAATATGCCGACGCGAAGGCTGAGCTGCCCGGCGGCCCGGCCGTGCGCAAGCTGCGCGAGGACGCCTTCGCCGGCTTCGAGGCCAGGGGTCTGCCGCATCGCCGGCTCGAATCCTGGCGCTATACCGATCTGCGCGCGCTGCTGCGCGAGGCGCGCCCGCTCGCAGGCGGCGGCGCCGTCACCGGCGCCGTCAAGGCGCGGCTCGCCGAACTGAAGCTCGCGGGCCCGCGCCTCGTGCTGGTCGACGGTGCCTTCGTGCCCGAGCTCTCCACGCTCGACGCGATCCCCGCGGGCGTCTCGGTGCAGTCGCTCGCCGATGCGCTGGTCTCGGCCCGCGAGGACCTGCCCCGCCTTCTCGCCGGCCCCTCGGTCGGCGCCGACGATACGGGCCTTGCCCTCAACACCGCGCTGATGCGCGATGGCGTCTTCGTCGAGATCGCGGACGGCGTCGAGCTCGCGCAGCCGGTCGTGATCGTCTCGCTCGCTTCCGGCGAGGAGGAGCGGGCGGTGTTTCATCGCTCGGTCGTGCTCGCCGGTAAGGGCAGCAAGGCCACGATCGTCGAGATCGACGAGGCGGCCGGTTCCGCCGCCCAGCAGATCAACGGCGCGATCGTCTTCGAGACAGGCGACGAGAGCGAGATCCAGCATGTGCGCATCGTCACCCGCCAGCAGGCGGCGACGGTCGAGGTGCAGAGCCTGTTGGCGACGGTCGGAGCGCAGGCGAAGTTCGATTCCTTCGCGCTCGTCTGCAATGCCGGCACGCTGCGCCAGCAGCATTTCATCCGCTTCGCCGGCGAGCATAGCGAGGTCGGCCTGCGCGGCGTCAACCTGATCAACAAGGCGCAGCATTCCGACGTGACGCTGATCGTCGACCACGAGGTGCCGCACGGCACCAGCCGCGAGCTCTACAAGACGATCGCGGGTGGCGAGTCGACCGGCGTCTTCCAGGGCAAGGTCATCGTGCGCCCGCATGCGCAGAAGACCGATGGCGGCATGAAGAGCAACGCGCTGCTGCTCAACGACGGCGCGACGATGTTCAACAAGCCCGAGCTCGAGATCTTCGCCGACGACGTGGTCTGCGGCCATGGCGCGACGGTGGCGCAGATCGACGGCGAGCAGCTCTTCTACCTCATGGCGCGCGGCCTGCCGCGGCCGCAGGCCGAGGCGCTGGTGCTGCAGGCTTTCGCCGGCGAGGCGGTCGCCTTCATCGCCGACGAGAACGTCCGCGACCTCGTCATGGCCGAGGTCGAAGCCTGGCTCAAGGCCCGCGAGGCCGCTTCCGAGGTGAGTACGGTCTGA
- a CDS encoding cysteine desulfurase, with protein sequence MNAPAKPYDVSAIRRDFPILSREVYGKPLTYLDNAASAQKPEAVIEAMTRLMREDYANVHRGLHYLANASTEAYEAARESARRFLNAAHLEEIVFTRSSTGALNTVASSLGRHLNLGEGDEIILSILEHHSNIVPWHYWRERHGAVIKWAPVDDDGNFLLDEFEKLITPRTKVVSLTQMSNAIGTIVPIAAVAAICRAHAIPLVVDGSQGAVHLPVDVQALGCDFYAFTGHKTYGPTGSGVLWGKKEWLDRLPPYEGGGEMIVTVTEDTVTYNDPPHRFEAGTPAIVEAVGLGAALDYMMALGRENIAAHEARLNAYAMERLSEMNSIRIFGRAREKGAIVAFEMKGAHAHDVATVIDRAGVAVRAGTHCAMPLLARYGVTSTCRASFGLYNTQDEVDALVEALRKAESLFA encoded by the coding sequence ATGAACGCGCCGGCCAAGCCCTACGACGTCTCCGCCATCCGCAGGGATTTCCCGATCCTGAGCAGGGAAGTCTATGGCAAGCCGCTCACCTATCTCGACAACGCGGCTTCCGCCCAGAAGCCGGAAGCCGTGATCGAGGCGATGACGCGGCTGATGCGGGAGGACTATGCCAATGTCCATCGCGGCCTGCACTATCTCGCCAACGCCTCGACCGAAGCCTATGAGGCGGCACGCGAAAGCGCGCGCCGCTTCCTGAACGCCGCCCATCTGGAGGAGATCGTCTTCACGCGCTCCTCGACCGGCGCGCTCAACACGGTCGCCTCCTCGCTCGGGCGCCATCTGAACCTCGGCGAAGGCGACGAGATCATCCTGTCGATCCTGGAGCACCACTCCAACATCGTACCCTGGCATTATTGGCGCGAGCGCCACGGCGCCGTGATCAAATGGGCGCCGGTCGACGATGACGGCAATTTCCTCCTCGATGAGTTCGAGAAGCTGATCACGCCGCGTACCAAAGTGGTGTCGCTGACGCAGATGTCGAACGCGATCGGCACCATCGTCCCGATCGCCGCTGTCGCCGCGATCTGCCGCGCCCACGCCATTCCGCTGGTGGTCGACGGCAGCCAGGGCGCGGTGCATCTGCCGGTCGACGTGCAGGCGCTGGGCTGCGATTTCTACGCCTTCACCGGCCACAAGACCTATGGGCCGACGGGCTCCGGCGTGCTCTGGGGCAAGAAGGAATGGCTCGACCGGCTGCCGCCCTATGAGGGCGGCGGCGAGATGATCGTCACCGTGACCGAGGACACGGTCACCTATAACGACCCGCCGCACCGCTTCGAGGCCGGCACGCCGGCGATCGTCGAGGCGGTGGGCCTGGGCGCCGCGCTCGACTACATGATGGCGCTCGGCCGCGAGAACATCGCCGCGCATGAGGCAAGGCTCAACGCCTATGCGATGGAGCGGCTCTCGGAGATGAACTCCATCCGCATCTTCGGCAGGGCGCGGGAGAAGGGCGCGATCGTCGCCTTCGAGATGAAGGGGGCCCATGCCCATGACGTCGCGACCGTGATCGACCGCGCCGGCGTCGCCGTCAGGGCCGGCACCCATTGCGCCATGCCGCTTTTGGCACGATATGGTGTGACATCGACCTGCCGCGCCTCCTTCGGGCTCTACAACACGCAAGACGAGGTCGACGCTCTGGTCGAGGCCCTGCGGAAGGCCGAGAGCCTGTTCGCCTGA
- the sufC gene encoding Fe-S cluster assembly ATPase SufC — MLEIRNLTVKIADEDKQILNGLNLTVKDGEVAAIMGPNGSGKSTLSYVIAGKEDYEVLDGEVLLNGENVLEMEADQRAAAGIFLAFQYPLEIPGVATMTFLKAAMNAQRKARGEDELLTPDFIKQVNAAADRLGIAREMLRRPLNVGFSGGEKKRMEILQMALLAPSMCILDETDSGLDIDALRIVAEGVNALRAKNRSFLIITHYQRLLDHIVPDTVHVMSKGRIVKTGGKDLALELEKAGYAAFGEAA, encoded by the coding sequence ATGCTCGAAATCCGCAATCTCACCGTCAAGATCGCCGACGAGGACAAGCAGATCCTCAACGGCTTGAACCTCACCGTGAAGGACGGCGAGGTCGCCGCCATCATGGGGCCGAACGGCTCCGGCAAGTCGACGCTCTCCTATGTCATCGCCGGCAAGGAGGACTATGAGGTCCTCGACGGCGAGGTCCTGCTCAATGGCGAGAACGTGCTGGAGATGGAGGCCGACCAGCGCGCCGCCGCCGGCATCTTCCTCGCCTTCCAGTATCCGCTGGAGATCCCCGGCGTCGCCACCATGACCTTCCTGAAGGCCGCCATGAACGCCCAGCGCAAGGCGCGCGGCGAGGACGAGCTGCTGACGCCGGACTTCATCAAGCAGGTCAACGCCGCCGCCGACAGGCTCGGCATCGCGCGCGAGATGCTGCGCCGGCCGCTCAATGTCGGCTTCTCGGGCGGCGAGAAGAAGCGCATGGAAATCCTTCAGATGGCGCTGCTTGCGCCGTCGATGTGCATCCTCGACGAGACCGATTCCGGCCTCGACATCGACGCGCTGCGCATCGTCGCGGAGGGCGTCAATGCGTTGCGCGCCAAGAACCGCAGCTTCCTGATCATCACCCATTACCAGCGCCTGCTCGACCATATCGTGCCGGACACGGTGCACGTCATGTCGAAGGGCAGGATCGTGAAGACCGGCGGCAAGGACCTGGCGCTGGAGCTCGAGAAGGCGGGCTATGCTGCCTTCGGGGAGGCGGCGTGA